In the genome of Nitrospirota bacterium, one region contains:
- a CDS encoding NADH-quinone oxidoreductase subunit H yields MNFSPLLIEIMQLLLLLAAAPIFAGWVKMVKCWSQGRTSPSMLQPCRDIAKLFSKDVALAENASWIFRFTPYLVFGATLLAGGIIPILSVDLPLSATADVIALVALFAIARFFTALAGMDVGTAFGGMGSSREMMIASLAEPAMLMAVFTMSLASKSTSLSHIAQAILQSDIHMALRPSLAFAFLAFVMIAIAETGRIPVDNPATHLELTMIHEAMILEYSGRHLALIEWAGMMKLFLFMSLGAAAFFPWGIAAAGNMAAIPVALIYLIIKFAFAGVVLVLIETGLAKMRLFRVTEFLGAAFLLATLGMLSHFILE; encoded by the coding sequence ATGAACTTTTCGCCGTTACTCATAGAGATAATGCAGCTTTTGCTGCTTCTTGCAGCGGCGCCTATTTTTGCCGGCTGGGTAAAGATGGTGAAGTGCTGGTCACAGGGAAGGACTTCTCCGAGCATGCTGCAACCCTGCAGGGATATCGCAAAGCTTTTTTCAAAGGACGTGGCGCTGGCGGAAAATGCCTCGTGGATATTCCGTTTTACACCGTATCTCGTTTTCGGGGCCACCCTTCTTGCCGGAGGGATTATCCCGATACTGTCGGTGGACCTGCCCCTTTCCGCCACGGCGGATGTTATTGCGCTCGTTGCTCTTTTTGCCATTGCCCGCTTTTTTACAGCGCTGGCCGGAATGGACGTCGGCACTGCTTTCGGCGGAATGGGCTCAAGCCGTGAGATGATGATTGCCTCGCTTGCAGAGCCTGCAATGCTCATGGCTGTATTTACAATGTCTCTGGCGAGCAAGTCCACATCCCTTTCTCACATTGCACAGGCCATTTTGCAAAGCGATATTCATATGGCGCTGAGGCCGTCTCTTGCTTTTGCCTTTCTTGCCTTTGTTATGATCGCAATCGCAGAGACAGGAAGGATTCCTGTTGACAACCCGGCAACTCATCTTGAACTTACAATGATTCATGAGGCAATGATACTCGAATATTCAGGCAGGCACCTGGCCCTTATTGAATGGGCTGGCATGATGAAACTTTTCCTCTTTATGTCATTGGGTGCGGCGGCGTTTTTCCCGTGGGGAATTGCCGCAGCCGGGAATATGGCGGCAATACCTGTCGCATTGATTTATCTGATAATAAAATTTGCTTTTGCAGGAGTTGTGCTCGTGCTCATAGAGACCGGGCTTGCAAAGATGAGGCTTTTCCGTGTGACGGAATTTTTAGGGGCGGCGTTCCTGCTGGCAACGCTCGGAATGTTATCTCATTTTATATTGGAGTGA
- the hyfB gene encoding hydrogenase 4 subunit B, with the protein MFNPLELASLSVLLFLLQVFLVPFFRKNERVMANVCFSLAAAASLLAVAAGIWAVGDGTTDRAILALGLPDLPFHLRLDPLSGFFLTTIGLLSFYVSVYSIGYVKGFIGQRPVVRLIIFYSLFIAGMFMVVLADDALFFLIAWELMAAASYFLVMYEDEKAENKRAAFLYLVIAHIGAVAILLSFGVMAGLATGFRDFSGYTFDAMRASKFPVELATAAFFLAFFGFSAKAGVIPFHVWLPEAHPVAPSNVSALMSGVMLKTAIYGILRVTFDLIKVFPWWWGAVVLVFGLISAVMGVLYALMQHDLKRLLAYCSVENIGIILIGIGLSMVFTSFNMPLIAALAMTAAIYHTLNHAMFKGLLFMGAGAVLHATHERNMEEMGGLIHKMPWTAVFFLIGCVSISALPPFNGFVSEWLTFQAFLLSPSLPAPILKLLMPVGAAILALTGALAAACFVKAFGVTFLGRWRGQHKPKIQEVNWPMRIGMMLAAATCLLLGILPTLFIGWMDTIPVQLVGSTISASAGTYGWLWLTPVAPERASYSGIIVFLGILAVVAAAYIMLHVKPGAIRRGPAWDCGFEKLTERMQYNATSFSMPIRRIFGYLFNIKEQVDLSPQSAHSAFPKRLNYYLKIRDRLWGWLYKPIAGVSFWLSRKVGMLQQGRIQTYLIYSFITIIVLLVFVK; encoded by the coding sequence ATTTTCAACCCTCTTGAGCTTGCGTCTTTATCTGTTCTGTTATTTTTGCTTCAGGTTTTTCTTGTTCCCTTTTTCAGAAAAAATGAGAGAGTTATGGCCAATGTCTGCTTTTCCCTTGCAGCAGCAGCTTCTCTGCTTGCGGTTGCGGCAGGGATATGGGCCGTGGGAGACGGAACAACCGACAGGGCAATTCTCGCTCTTGGCCTGCCAGACCTGCCGTTTCACCTTAGGCTTGATCCGCTTTCAGGCTTTTTCCTCACAACCATAGGGCTGCTGTCATTCTATGTGTCTGTTTATTCTATAGGCTATGTAAAAGGGTTTATAGGACAGAGGCCTGTAGTGCGGCTTATTATTTTTTATTCTCTTTTTATAGCAGGCATGTTTATGGTGGTGCTTGCCGATGATGCATTGTTCTTTCTTATAGCATGGGAATTGATGGCTGCTGCATCATATTTTCTCGTAATGTATGAGGATGAAAAGGCAGAAAACAAACGGGCCGCTTTTCTTTATCTGGTCATTGCTCATATCGGAGCTGTGGCTATTCTGCTGTCATTCGGCGTGATGGCAGGGCTTGCCACAGGGTTCAGGGACTTCAGCGGATACACTTTTGACGCTATGCGCGCGTCAAAGTTTCCTGTTGAATTGGCAACCGCCGCATTTTTTCTCGCATTCTTCGGCTTTTCGGCAAAGGCCGGTGTAATCCCTTTCCATGTATGGCTGCCGGAAGCGCATCCTGTAGCCCCGTCCAATGTCTCTGCCCTGATGAGCGGTGTAATGCTCAAGACCGCCATTTACGGCATCCTCAGGGTTACCTTTGACCTCATCAAGGTATTCCCATGGTGGTGGGGCGCTGTTGTGCTGGTATTCGGACTTATTTCAGCAGTGATGGGCGTTCTCTACGCGCTTATGCAGCATGATTTGAAAAGACTCCTCGCTTATTGCTCAGTGGAAAACATCGGAATCATCCTCATAGGAATAGGACTCAGCATGGTCTTTACTTCCTTCAACATGCCGCTTATAGCCGCACTGGCTATGACCGCAGCAATATACCATACATTAAATCACGCGATGTTCAAGGGCCTGCTCTTCATGGGCGCAGGGGCTGTGCTTCATGCTACTCATGAAAGAAATATGGAAGAGATGGGCGGACTTATTCATAAAATGCCGTGGACCGCAGTGTTTTTTCTTATAGGATGCGTATCCATATCAGCTTTGCCGCCGTTTAACGGGTTTGTATCCGAGTGGCTTACCTTTCAGGCATTTCTCCTCTCTCCGTCTCTTCCCGCTCCTATATTAAAACTGCTTATGCCGGTGGGGGCTGCTATCCTTGCCCTTACAGGCGCGCTTGCTGCGGCATGCTTTGTAAAGGCTTTTGGAGTAACATTTTTAGGCCGCTGGCGCGGACAACATAAACCCAAAATTCAAGAGGTAAACTGGCCTATGAGGATTGGGATGATGCTGGCTGCTGCCACCTGCTTGCTCCTCGGAATCCTGCCGACTCTGTTTATCGGATGGATGGACACAATCCCGGTGCAGTTAGTAGGATCTACGATAAGCGCCTCAGCTGGTACATATGGCTGGCTTTGGCTTACGCCTGTGGCTCCTGAGCGCGCCTCATATTCCGGAATTATTGTGTTTTTAGGAATTCTCGCAGTTGTAGCTGCGGCGTACATCATGCTCCATGTGAAACCCGGAGCTATCCGCAGGGGCCCTGCATGGGACTGCGGGTTTGAAAAGTTAACTGAGAGGATGCAGTATAATGCCACATCTTTTTCCATGCCGATAAGGAGAATATTCGGCTATCTTTTCAATATAAAAGAACAGGTAGATTTGAGTCCGCAGTCCGCCCACAGCGCATTCCCGAAGAGGCTCAATTACTATCTCAAGATACGTGACCGTCTCTGGGGATGGCTTTACAAACCAATTGCCGGGGTGAGTTTCTGGTTATCCCGTAAGGTGGGGATGCTTCAGCAAGGCAGGATTCAGACATATCTGATTTATTCGTTTATAACGATTATTGTGCTTCTGGTGTTTGTGAAATGA
- a CDS encoding nitronate monooxygenase, with amino-acid sequence MLSPLIIKGKAISLPIIQGGMGVGVSLYPLASAVAREGGLGIVSSAALDRLVSKRTGKKLNTYEAAYEEVCRAKENGGFAGINIMRALVRDYDNSVKGALDANADAIISGAGLPISLPTIQPPKDTALIPIVSSARALDIICKKWEKNGYRPDAVVLEGPLAGGHLGFKMDEIDSNENRLESLLPPVKDMANKYGGFPVIVAGGIYTYDDIIRFLKMGADGVQMGTRFLATEESSATVEYKQAVLNAGENDIIVAYDPGSPCGMPFRVIKQSPMYVSTLQKLRKPKCDKGYVLLKDKEGKFSLCPAKESNEHHFCICNGLLSSAGYNPDKEESLYTVGTNARRVDRILSVKDLMAELTGKAVLV; translated from the coding sequence ATGCTTTCTCCATTGATTATAAAAGGCAAAGCCATTTCGCTTCCTATTATTCAGGGCGGTATGGGCGTAGGTGTTTCCCTTTATCCTCTTGCAAGCGCTGTTGCGAGGGAAGGCGGGTTGGGCATTGTATCAAGCGCAGCTCTTGACAGGCTTGTCTCAAAGAGAACAGGGAAAAAACTCAATACATACGAAGCTGCATATGAAGAAGTTTGCCGCGCTAAAGAAAACGGCGGTTTTGCAGGCATAAACATTATGCGTGCGCTTGTCAGGGATTATGACAATTCTGTGAAGGGCGCTCTTGATGCAAACGCAGATGCAATCATTTCAGGAGCAGGGCTGCCTATTTCACTGCCTACAATTCAACCGCCAAAGGATACCGCGCTTATTCCAATCGTTTCATCTGCAAGAGCACTCGATATCATCTGCAAGAAATGGGAGAAGAACGGGTACAGGCCTGACGCCGTTGTTTTGGAGGGGCCACTTGCAGGAGGGCATCTCGGCTTTAAGATGGACGAGATTGACAGCAATGAAAACAGGCTTGAAAGCCTGCTGCCGCCTGTAAAAGATATGGCTAACAAATACGGAGGTTTTCCTGTCATTGTCGCAGGAGGTATTTATACTTATGACGACATTATCAGATTCCTGAAAATGGGCGCTGATGGTGTGCAAATGGGAACCCGGTTCCTTGCTACTGAGGAGAGCAGCGCCACTGTAGAATATAAACAGGCTGTTCTTAATGCGGGGGAGAACGATATTATTGTTGCATACGATCCGGGTTCTCCATGCGGTATGCCTTTCAGGGTCATAAAGCAATCGCCCATGTATGTCTCTACCCTGCAGAAACTGAGAAAGCCAAAATGCGACAAAGGCTATGTTCTGCTTAAGGACAAAGAAGGCAAATTCAGTCTCTGCCCTGCAAAAGAGAGCAACGAGCATCATTTCTGCATATGCAACGGTCTGCTGAGTTCTGCCGGCTACAATCCGGATAAAGAAGAGTCTCTTTATACTGTGGGCACAAATGCTCGCAGGGTTGACAGGATTTTGTCAGTCAAGGATCTGATGGCAGAGTTAACAGGAAAAGCTGTTCTTGTCTGA
- a CDS encoding DUF948 domain-containing protein: MNEIWFALMTIAFLIVVCFLVYVLLELRKSARALTDFLRTIEDSLKPALEELQQTLKSMRKVTDDVNSVTEDIRLVSGSARDIGHNLKKISVLLNEVSSDAVIKVSGLRIGIRTALEVLIKNFLTKGGTK, encoded by the coding sequence ATGAACGAGATATGGTTTGCGCTTATGACAATTGCTTTTTTAATAGTTGTATGCTTTCTCGTATATGTGCTGCTTGAACTGAGGAAATCAGCAAGGGCGCTCACAGATTTTCTCAGGACAATAGAAGATTCCCTGAAACCTGCGCTGGAAGAACTCCAACAGACACTGAAAAGCATGAGAAAGGTCACTGATGATGTGAATTCTGTCACAGAGGACATAAGGCTGGTATCAGGCAGCGCAAGGGATATCGGACATAACTTAAAAAAAATAAGCGTGCTTTTAAATGAAGTCAGTTCGGACGCCGTAATAAAGGTTTCGGGATTAAGGATTGGGATAAGAACAGCGCTTGAAGTCTTAATAAAAAATTTTCTGACAAAAGGAGGCACCAAATGA
- a CDS encoding YtxH domain-containing protein — protein sequence MRDNDGHSAGTVFLSFLFGGIVGAGLAMLLAPQSGSETRKRIKEFADDMREKAEDYVEDIKKGVTSTVEEGKDFYEEKKSAITTAVEAGKKAYEKEKERLSKG from the coding sequence ATGAGAGACAATGACGGACACAGCGCAGGCACGGTATTTCTTTCCTTTCTTTTTGGAGGGATTGTAGGAGCGGGGCTTGCTATGCTTTTGGCGCCGCAGTCCGGAAGCGAGACCAGAAAAAGGATAAAGGAATTCGCAGATGATATGCGGGAAAAGGCAGAAGACTACGTTGAGGATATCAAAAAGGGCGTGACATCAACAGTGGAGGAAGGAAAAGACTTTTACGAGGAAAAGAAATCCGCCATTACTACAGCAGTTGAAGCAGGCAAAAAGGCATACGAAAAAGAAAAAGAGAGGCTCTCCAAGGGTTAG
- a CDS encoding hydrogenase maturation nickel metallochaperone HypA, producing MHEASIALSVLEIAVDNCRKAGYNRIESIRLKIGRASGIMLDALLFAFNAVKADTIAAEASVIIDEIPVSGLCSSCGKDFVTEEKYILCCPECSSASFNIKTGRELEIIDMEVF from the coding sequence ATGCATGAGGCTTCTATTGCGTTGAGCGTGCTTGAGATTGCCGTTGACAACTGCAGAAAAGCAGGTTATAACAGGATAGAATCAATACGGTTAAAGATTGGGAGGGCGTCGGGCATAATGCTCGACGCCCTCCTTTTTGCATTCAATGCCGTCAAAGCAGACACAATTGCGGCGGAAGCAAGCGTTATAATAGACGAGATACCTGTAAGCGGCTTGTGCAGCAGCTGCGGAAAAGATTTTGTTACAGAAGAAAAATACATCCTGTGCTGCCCTGAATGCAGCAGCGCCTCATTTAATATAAAAACAGGGCGTGAACTTGAAATCATTGATATGGAAGTATTTTGA
- the hypB gene encoding hydrogenase nickel incorporation protein HypB, with the protein MKVKVVTRILEANERIAAENRRLFDEAKVYVINLMSAPGAGKTSLLEKTIKELNGKIKPAVIEGDIAGTADAERISSLGVPVIQINTGGACHLDANMINEVLESLPLKETDLLFVENVGNLVCPAEFNIGEDMKAMVLSITEGDDKPLKYPLMFQESSALILNKIDLLPYTNASMEKIRKDARSLNPSLKIFEVSCKTGKGIAEWADWLTEKIRS; encoded by the coding sequence GTGAAAGTTAAAGTCGTGACAAGAATACTTGAGGCAAATGAGAGAATCGCAGCGGAAAACCGCAGGCTTTTTGACGAGGCAAAGGTCTATGTCATTAATCTGATGAGCGCACCCGGCGCAGGCAAGACATCCCTGTTGGAAAAGACCATAAAAGAGCTGAACGGAAAAATAAAGCCCGCTGTTATAGAAGGAGACATTGCAGGCACAGCTGACGCCGAAAGGATCAGCAGTCTCGGAGTGCCTGTTATACAGATAAATACAGGCGGCGCATGTCATCTTGACGCTAACATGATTAACGAGGTTTTGGAATCTCTTCCTCTGAAGGAGACTGACCTGCTTTTTGTTGAAAACGTAGGAAATCTTGTATGCCCCGCGGAATTCAATATAGGCGAAGATATGAAGGCAATGGTTTTGAGCATAACAGAAGGTGATGACAAGCCGTTAAAATATCCCCTGATGTTTCAGGAATCATCAGCCTTGATATTGAATAAGATTGACCTTCTGCCGTATACAAATGCAAGCATGGAGAAAATCAGGAAAGACGCAAGGTCCTTAAATCCTTCGCTGAAAATATTTGAGGTTTCATGCAAAACAGGCAAGGGAATCGCGGAATGGGCGGACTGGCTGACAGAGAAAATTAGAAGTTAA
- a CDS encoding carbamoyltransferase HypF has product MDRVLINIKGVVQGVGFRPFVYNLAKSLNLKGTVTNTSDGVAIDIEGEDITSFIGRLPKEAPPLSEINKIDISPMPFYGHKDFEIVKSRDSGSFTLISSDVSICDDCLKEMLDKNNRRYLYPFINCINCGPRYTITNAVPYDRHNTTMSVFKMCDECESEYNNTSDRRFHAQPNACSKCGPHLEFKIQDSKFKIYEKENPVESSINLLKQGGIVAIKGLGGFHIACDAANKDAVERLRERKRKNNKPFALMAPDIETIKKYCEVSEKEQELLTSNKRPIVLLKKKDTGFRIQAEENHASCIMHHASVLPDSISPNNLYIGFMLPYTPLHYLLFFYPAVYSSITLPTPLPSREGICPSPLAGEGKGEGRTNFDALIMTSGNISEEPIVVSNDEAAAKFSDMVDALLIHNRDIFMRVDDSVVRNHFLAHRAKPIFIRRSRGYAPEPISLDNDGPEVLGCGADIKNTFTLTKGSYAIPSHHIGDMENYETVKFFEESLRNLKKVYRVNPVAIGYDLHPNYLSTKWALAQQSELNTNSPLSFYGIQHHYAHIASVMAEKGIKRKVIGVAFDGTGYGTDGNLWGSEFLIADTDGFKRAGHFKYIPLPGGETAIREPWRVSVSYIRYITGDEVMDYLESIGFIEKYGSDRINAILGIIDNRDFSPLSSSAGRLFDAVSAILGICDTNTFEGEAAMALESYTIDGIDEDYPADIGLKDRIEIDFCLTLFRLIQDVTKGIGKDIIATKFHNTIVTIIAGVVQRLGMVHKLHDVVLSGGVFQNMYLLKNTIDRLKSIGMNVYTNEKVPANDAGISLGQAYIVRERMKKSSRTKGVIIELGS; this is encoded by the coding sequence ATGGACCGTGTCCTCATCAATATCAAAGGCGTTGTGCAGGGAGTCGGCTTCAGGCCCTTTGTCTATAACCTTGCCAAATCCCTTAACCTGAAAGGCACAGTGACCAATACCTCTGACGGCGTGGCAATTGACATAGAAGGCGAAGACATCACGTCATTTATAGGCAGGCTTCCAAAAGAAGCGCCTCCATTATCAGAGATAAACAAGATTGATATTTCGCCTATGCCTTTTTACGGGCACAAAGATTTTGAGATAGTAAAAAGCAGAGACAGCGGAAGTTTTACGCTTATATCTTCTGACGTTTCAATATGCGATGACTGCCTTAAAGAGATGCTTGACAAAAACAATAGGCGTTATCTCTATCCCTTTATAAACTGCATTAACTGCGGGCCGCGTTATACCATCACAAATGCTGTGCCTTATGACAGACATAACACCACCATGTCTGTTTTTAAAATGTGCGATGAATGCGAAAGTGAATACAACAACACTTCCGACAGGAGATTTCATGCCCAGCCTAATGCATGTTCTAAATGCGGGCCGCATTTAGAATTCAAAATTCAAGATTCAAAGTTCAAAATTTATGAAAAAGAAAATCCTGTCGAATCAAGTATAAATCTTTTAAAGCAAGGCGGTATCGTTGCAATAAAGGGGCTTGGCGGTTTTCATATTGCATGCGATGCCGCAAACAAAGATGCGGTTGAAAGATTAAGAGAAAGGAAAAGAAAGAACAACAAGCCTTTTGCGCTTATGGCTCCTGACATAGAAACAATTAAAAAATACTGCGAGGTATCGGAGAAAGAGCAAGAACTCCTGACCTCCAATAAGAGGCCGATTGTGCTCCTGAAAAAAAAGGATACAGGATTCAGGATACAGGCTGAAGAAAATCATGCATCATGCATCATGCATCATGCATCAGTACTTCCTGATTCGATCAGCCCTAATAATCTGTACATCGGCTTCATGCTCCCCTATACGCCATTACATTATCTCTTGTTTTTTTATCCAGCGGTTTATAGCTCAATCACCCTCCCCACACCCCTCCCGTCAAGGGAGGGGATATGTCCCTCTCCCCTTGCGGGAGAGGGTAAGGGTGAGGGGAGAACAAACTTCGATGCCCTTATCATGACCAGCGGCAACATCTCAGAAGAGCCGATCGTTGTCAGCAATGACGAGGCAGCAGCAAAATTCTCCGATATGGTTGATGCCCTCCTTATCCATAACCGGGACATCTTCATGCGTGTAGATGATTCTGTTGTAAGAAATCATTTTTTAGCTCACAGAGCAAAACCTATCTTCATCCGCCGTTCAAGGGGCTATGCGCCTGAACCCATATCTCTGGACAATGATGGTCCCGAAGTGCTCGGCTGCGGCGCTGATATAAAAAACACATTTACCCTCACAAAAGGAAGCTATGCTATTCCAAGCCATCACATAGGAGATATGGAAAATTACGAGACTGTAAAATTTTTTGAAGAGAGCCTCCGTAATCTAAAAAAAGTTTACAGGGTGAACCCTGTTGCAATTGGATATGACCTTCATCCTAATTATCTTTCAACAAAGTGGGCGCTGGCTCAACAGTCAGAATTAAACACAAACTCTCCACTCTCGTTTTACGGCATCCAGCATCACTATGCGCATATTGCATCTGTCATGGCGGAAAAGGGGATAAAGAGAAAGGTCATAGGCGTGGCATTTGACGGCACCGGTTACGGAACTGACGGTAATCTGTGGGGAAGTGAATTCCTGATTGCCGATACAGACGGCTTTAAGAGGGCGGGACACTTTAAATACATCCCCCTTCCGGGAGGAGAGACGGCAATCAGAGAGCCGTGGAGAGTTTCGGTCAGCTACATAAGATATATCACAGGAGATGAGGTGATGGATTATCTGGAGTCCATAGGCTTCATTGAAAAATACGGCAGTGACAGGATAAACGCTATCTTAGGAATCATTGACAACAGAGATTTCTCGCCTCTTTCATCAAGCGCAGGAAGGCTCTTTGATGCAGTCTCGGCAATACTCGGGATTTGCGACACAAATACCTTTGAAGGCGAGGCAGCAATGGCACTTGAATCTTATACAATAGACGGCATAGACGAAGACTACCCTGCTGATATCGGATTGAAAGACAGAATTGAAATAGACTTTTGCCTGACTCTGTTCAGGCTGATACAGGATGTGACAAAAGGCATCGGAAAAGATATTATCGCCACTAAGTTTCACAACACCATAGTCACCATTATCGCCGGAGTCGTCCAGCGGCTCGGCATGGTTCATAAGCTGCATGATGTAGTTTTAAGCGGCGGAGTTTTTCAGAACATGTATCTTCTAAAAAATACTATAGACAGGCTGAAATCAATAGGGATGAATGTTTATACTAATGAAAAGGTGCCTGCAAATGATGCAGGCATATCGCTGGGGCAGGCATACATAGTGAGGGAAAGGATGAAAAAGTCATCCCGGACTAAAGGAGTTATCATTGAGCTTGGCAGTTGA
- the hypD gene encoding hydrogenase formation protein HypD, with translation MSLAVETLKNLLKQIGKPVRLMEVCGTHTVAIFRQGVRELLPEGLSLISGPGCPVCVTAVEDIEKAMEISGKKNVIFTTFGDMMRVPGIKKNLSEIKAEGADIRVLYSPIDALKIAAENKDKKVVFFATGFETTSPSVAATLFEAEKRGISNFYIYSVHKLVPPALDALLSSGEIKIDGFIMPGHVSTIIGTGPYEFISEKYRKPSVITGFEAGDILQGINMLLEQIASNRADVEIQYKKVVREEGNPKAVALINEYFEPCDAYWRGIGTIPLSGLKLREKYRHRDINSVIKIETLFISGPQEPKGCSCGEILKGLQTPDECPLFAGVCTPENPVGACMVSTEGSCAAYYKYRGHK, from the coding sequence TTGAGCTTGGCAGTTGAGACGTTAAAAAATCTTTTAAAGCAAATCGGAAAACCGGTAAGGCTGATGGAAGTCTGCGGCACCCATACAGTTGCTATATTCAGGCAGGGCGTCAGGGAACTGCTGCCTGAGGGGTTAAGCCTTATAAGCGGTCCCGGCTGCCCTGTGTGCGTCACAGCAGTTGAGGATATTGAGAAGGCAATGGAAATCTCAGGAAAAAAAAATGTTATATTCACGACTTTCGGCGACATGATGCGCGTGCCCGGCATCAAGAAAAATCTCTCTGAAATTAAGGCGGAAGGCGCTGACATAAGGGTTCTATATTCTCCGATAGACGCTCTCAAGATTGCAGCTGAAAATAAAGACAAAAAAGTCGTATTTTTTGCAACAGGTTTTGAGACAACATCTCCCTCTGTAGCTGCCACGCTCTTTGAGGCGGAAAAAAGAGGAATCAGCAACTTCTACATATATTCTGTTCACAAGCTTGTCCCCCCTGCTCTGGACGCACTGCTGAGTTCAGGCGAAATAAAAATTGACGGGTTTATTATGCCCGGGCATGTCAGCACTATCATTGGAACCGGACCGTATGAGTTTATATCTGAAAAATACAGAAAGCCGTCAGTGATAACAGGCTTTGAGGCAGGAGACATACTTCAGGGAATAAACATGCTTCTTGAACAGATTGCATCCAACAGGGCAGATGTTGAAATACAATATAAAAAGGTTGTGAGGGAAGAAGGGAATCCCAAGGCAGTTGCGCTCATTAATGAGTATTTTGAACCGTGCGATGCATACTGGAGAGGTATAGGGACAATACCATTGAGCGGTCTTAAACTCAGAGAAAAATACAGGCACAGAGACATAAACTCAGTGATTAAGATTGAAACCTTATTTATCTCAGGCCCTCAGGAACCGAAGGGATGCTCATGCGGAGAGATACTTAAAGGCCTGCAAACACCTGACGAATGTCCGCTGTTTGCAGGCGTATGCACACCTGAAAACCCTGTCGGAGCGTGCATGGTAAGCACAGAAGGAAGCTGCGCCGCATATTACAAATACAGAGGTCATAAATGA
- the hypE gene encoding hydrogenase expression/formation protein HypE, with the protein MHKLIREYFVPEFEMKSLGDAAIVDLSQIAEDVIARSEATWQSNTHGIASPSARNDKRNRLKLAFTTDSYVVSPVFFPGGNIGELAVYGTVNDLSMVGAKPLCMSAGLILEEGFLMKDLKKILASMADAAKRSGVKIIAGDTKVVNRGKGDGIFINTSGIGILDDGVNISPSNIKSGDKIIVSGTIGNHGVAVMAERNGLSFNPPVLSDTAPLNKMVEEIIGYGGVHAMRDPTRGGLATTLKEMALESGLCFNIREASIPVPDGVRGASELLGIDPLYIANEGILIAVVKRDAAESLLAILRKNPLGKDANIIGEVSESPEGKVLLKTRIGGTRVIDMLSGEQLPRIC; encoded by the coding sequence ATGCATAAGCTGATAAGGGAGTATTTTGTCCCAGAATTTGAGATGAAAAGCCTCGGAGACGCTGCGATTGTAGATTTGTCCCAAATTGCAGAAGATGTCATTGCGAGGAGCGAAGCGACGTGGCAATCTAATACTCATGGGATTGCTTCGCCTTCGGCTCGCAATGACAAAAGAAACAGACTCAAGCTTGCCTTTACAACCGACTCTTATGTTGTCTCTCCTGTTTTTTTCCCGGGAGGAAATATCGGAGAACTTGCGGTTTACGGCACGGTTAATGACCTCTCGATGGTCGGCGCAAAACCTCTTTGCATGAGCGCAGGATTAATACTTGAAGAGGGATTTTTAATGAAGGACCTGAAAAAGATTTTAGCGTCAATGGCGGACGCGGCTAAAAGATCAGGGGTAAAGATTATTGCAGGCGACACAAAGGTTGTCAACAGAGGAAAGGGAGACGGAATATTCATAAATACATCCGGCATCGGAATTCTTGACGACGGAGTAAATATCTCACCCTCAAATATAAAATCAGGGGATAAAATCATCGTAAGCGGAACAATCGGCAATCACGGAGTTGCTGTCATGGCTGAAAGAAACGGGCTGAGCTTCAATCCTCCTGTCTTGAGCGACACAGCGCCGCTGAATAAGATGGTGGAGGAGATTATCGGATACGGCGGCGTACATGCAATGAGAGACCCTACGAGGGGAGGACTGGCTACGACACTCAAGGAAATGGCTCTGGAATCAGGACTATGTTTTAATATAAGAGAAGCGTCAATCCCTGTTCCGGACGGAGTGAGAGGCGCATCTGAACTTTTAGGCATTGACCCTCTTTACATTGCAAACGAAGGTATTTTAATAGCTGTTGTCAAAAGAGATGCCGCTGAAAGCCTGCTTGCGATACTGAGGAAAAACCCTTTGGGAAAAGATGCTAATATTATCGGCGAAGTCTCTGAATCGCCCGAAGGCAAGGTCCTGCTGAAAACAAGAATCGGCGGAACACGCGTAATAGATATGCTTTCAGGCGAACAGCTTCCGAGGATATGCTGA